A genome region from Alteripontixanthobacter maritimus includes the following:
- the hisB gene encoding imidazoleglycerol-phosphate dehydratase HisB, with protein MRTGRIERNTTETKIAVEVNLDGTGSYDVSTGIGFLDHMVEQFSRHSLIDVTMNVDGDLHIDQHHTTEDSAIALGQALSDALGDKAGIGRYGLAYSPMDETLARVSLDISGRPYLVWRAGFSQEKLGEWDTELIEHWFHSVGQAAGITLHMELLYGSNNHHICEALYKGFARAMRQAVEIDARKDGAVPSTKGQLGG; from the coding sequence ATGCGCACAGGCCGGATAGAGCGAAACACCACCGAAACGAAGATCGCCGTCGAGGTGAATCTCGACGGGACAGGCAGCTATGACGTATCGACCGGGATAGGTTTCCTCGATCATATGGTCGAACAGTTTAGCCGCCATTCGCTGATCGACGTCACTATGAACGTGGATGGCGATTTGCATATCGACCAGCACCACACCACCGAAGACAGCGCAATTGCGCTTGGTCAGGCCCTGTCGGATGCCTTGGGCGACAAGGCCGGGATCGGTCGGTACGGGCTTGCCTATTCGCCGATGGACGAGACACTGGCACGGGTTTCGCTCGATATTTCGGGCCGGCCCTATCTCGTCTGGCGGGCTGGCTTCAGCCAGGAAAAGCTGGGTGAGTGGGACACCGAACTGATCGAACACTGGTTCCACTCGGTGGGTCAGGCAGCAGGCATCACGCTGCATATGGAACTGCTTTACGGCAGCAACAACCACCATATTTGCGAGGCACTGTACAAAGGCTTCGCCCGGGCCATGCGGCAGGCGGTGGAGATCGACGCGCGCAAGGACGGTGCCGTACCCAGCACGAAGGGCCAACTTGGTGGCTGA
- a CDS encoding MFS transporter, with protein MASSSDSKPIASASASGAVAPAVPPSAALPLKLKLIHGFGAVAFGVKDSGFSFFLLIYYNQVLGMNAGTVGYVLLAALLIDAVIDPILGNLSDRTYTKWGRRLPWLYAAPIPLAFVWVLLWSPPGGEAPTALGLLGIAATVRILLSACEVPSISLVPELTSDYDERTTLFRFRFLFGWIGGLLMMILAYTVFMPGADGLLRQEGYRQYGIFGAVLMAVAVMGSAWGQHSLVAKLPAVKPPPFSLKGAFSEIVEAFSEKAFLIFAAGGLAAYISQGMTFSISQYVNLFIWQLSEDAFKLYPLVLAASVIVMFFIVGPLHRRFGKPASATFCAIGAFFVGFTPYGLLLAGVWPDPGSGLSTALYFLFLGIANTLGIVVMISATSMVAEIVESYQERTGLRAEGAFYSGNWLVQKCATGIGIFLTGQIVAISQLMTDARPGTVAQPVLDSMIVLYAAASFVLALLAAYWLGRFPISREQHEARVAKMAAAPPVVAHADDPAVPRRPMG; from the coding sequence TTGGCGTCCAGTTCTGATTCGAAACCAATTGCCTCGGCGTCCGCGTCCGGTGCCGTTGCACCTGCCGTTCCGCCGTCCGCCGCGTTGCCGCTGAAGCTGAAGCTGATCCACGGCTTCGGTGCGGTTGCGTTCGGGGTGAAGGATAGCGGCTTTTCGTTTTTTCTGCTGATTTATTACAATCAGGTCCTCGGCATGAATGCGGGCACTGTCGGCTATGTATTGCTGGCGGCGCTGCTGATCGACGCAGTTATCGACCCCATTCTCGGCAATCTTTCCGACCGCACATACACAAAATGGGGCCGCCGCCTGCCGTGGCTGTATGCCGCGCCGATTCCGTTGGCGTTTGTGTGGGTGCTGCTGTGGTCGCCGCCGGGCGGAGAAGCGCCGACCGCGCTTGGCCTGCTCGGAATTGCCGCGACGGTGCGCATCCTGCTGTCTGCCTGCGAGGTTCCCTCCATCAGCCTGGTGCCGGAGCTGACATCGGATTACGACGAGCGCACCACGCTGTTCCGGTTCCGCTTCCTGTTCGGCTGGATTGGCGGCCTGCTGATGATGATCCTCGCTTACACGGTTTTCATGCCGGGTGCGGACGGCCTGCTGCGGCAAGAAGGCTATCGGCAATATGGCATATTCGGCGCAGTGCTGATGGCAGTCGCGGTGATGGGGTCGGCATGGGGGCAGCACAGCCTCGTTGCCAAATTGCCTGCCGTCAAACCTCCACCGTTCAGCCTGAAAGGCGCTTTTTCCGAAATCGTCGAGGCATTCAGCGAGAAGGCGTTTCTCATTTTCGCTGCTGGCGGACTGGCGGCCTACATCAGCCAGGGCATGACGTTCTCGATCAGCCAGTATGTGAACCTGTTCATCTGGCAATTGTCGGAAGATGCCTTCAAGCTTTACCCGCTGGTACTGGCGGCTAGCGTAATCGTAATGTTCTTCATCGTCGGACCGCTGCACCGCCGGTTCGGTAAACCGGCCAGCGCGACATTCTGCGCGATCGGCGCGTTCTTTGTGGGCTTCACGCCCTATGGGCTACTGCTCGCAGGAGTATGGCCGGACCCCGGCAGTGGATTGTCGACCGCACTCTATTTCCTCTTCCTGGGCATCGCCAATACGCTGGGGATCGTGGTGATGATTTCCGCCACATCGATGGTGGCGGAAATCGTGGAGTCCTATCAGGAACGCACCGGCCTGCGGGCGGAAGGCGCGTTCTATTCGGGCAACTGGCTGGTCCAGAAATGCGCCACCGGCATCGGCATATTCCTGACCGGTCAGATCGTGGCGATATCGCAACTCATGACCGACGCCCGCCCCGGCACGGTGGCGCAACCGGTGCTCGACAGCATGATCGTGTTATACGCCGCCGCTTCCTTCGTGCTGGCATTACTGGCGGCCTATTGGCTTGGCCGGTTCCCGATCAGCCGCGAACAGCATGAAGCGCGCGTGGCCAAGATGGCGGCAGCGCCGCCAGTAGTGGCGCATGCCGATGATCCGGCAGTGCCGAGACGCCCGATGGGCTGA
- a CDS encoding SspB family protein has protein sequence MDENMPDSLIPYDEIVQEALRAVVGRVLNQIIDGGSELPGDHHFYITFKTHAEGVSIPQHLMERFPDEMTIVLQNKFWDLGVDEQGFTVGLSFNQMPAKLDIPFAAITAFVDPAVDFGLQFQATVADMAPELHDDPQNDEPGADDAQTEQGGSQPVGKSEDGSNVVTVDFGRKK, from the coding sequence ATGGACGAAAACATGCCCGATAGCCTGATCCCCTATGACGAGATCGTTCAGGAGGCGCTGCGCGCCGTGGTCGGCCGTGTGCTGAACCAGATCATCGACGGCGGCAGCGAACTACCGGGCGACCATCATTTCTACATCACGTTTAAAACCCATGCCGAAGGCGTATCGATTCCGCAGCATCTGATGGAGCGTTTCCCCGACGAAATGACCATCGTGTTGCAGAACAAGTTCTGGGATCTGGGTGTGGATGAACAAGGCTTCACGGTCGGCCTCAGTTTCAACCAGATGCCGGCCAAACTCGACATTCCTTTCGCCGCAATCACTGCATTCGTCGATCCGGCGGTGGATTTCGGTCTGCAATTTCAGGCAACCGTGGCCGACATGGCGCCGGAGTTGCATGACGACCCCCAGAACGACGAACCCGGCGCGGACGACGCGCAAACGGAACAGGGCGGCTCGCAGCCCGTTGGTAAAAGCGAAGATGGCAGCAATGTCGTCACGGTCGATTTCGGCCGCAAGAAATAG
- the hisA gene encoding 1-(5-phosphoribosyl)-5-[(5-phosphoribosylamino)methylideneamino]imidazole-4-carboxamide isomerase, whose protein sequence is MIVFPAIDLKDGQVVRLAEGDMDRATVYGDDPAAQAILFAEAGAEHLHVVDLDGAFAGESRNREAAERIVEAFPGHVQLGGGIRTPEAVAGWFDLGVSRIVIGTAALTDPAFVRAMAHNYENGVVVAVDAKDGMVATQGWAEVSDVPVADMARRFEDAGVASVLFTDVGRDGLLKGCNIDATLELARSTDLPVIASGGVKGLDDIHLLSIHAHEGIEGVITGRALYDGRLDLGAALAMAQKADERE, encoded by the coding sequence ATGATCGTCTTCCCCGCCATCGATTTGAAGGACGGCCAGGTCGTCCGCCTTGCGGAAGGCGATATGGACCGCGCCACCGTTTACGGCGACGACCCCGCTGCACAGGCGATACTGTTCGCAGAAGCCGGCGCAGAACATCTGCATGTCGTCGACCTCGACGGGGCCTTTGCGGGCGAAAGCCGCAACCGCGAGGCTGCGGAGCGCATCGTCGAGGCGTTTCCCGGCCATGTGCAACTGGGCGGCGGCATTCGCACGCCGGAAGCGGTGGCAGGCTGGTTCGACCTTGGCGTCAGCCGCATCGTCATCGGAACCGCAGCGCTGACCGATCCGGCCTTCGTGCGAGCGATGGCCCATAATTACGAAAACGGCGTCGTAGTTGCGGTCGACGCAAAGGATGGAATGGTTGCGACGCAGGGTTGGGCAGAGGTGTCCGACGTGCCGGTTGCCGACATGGCCCGCCGGTTCGAGGATGCGGGTGTGGCGTCCGTGCTATTCACCGATGTCGGCCGCGACGGCTTGCTGAAGGGCTGCAACATCGACGCCACGCTGGAACTGGCGCGCAGCACCGATCTGCCGGTCATCGCCAGCGGCGGGGTGAAGGGGCTGGACGATATTCATCTGCTTTCGATCCACGCGCATGAGGGGATCGAAGGCGTTATCACTGGCCGCGCTTTGTATGACGGGCGGCTGGATCTGGGTGCGGCGCTAGCGATGGCGCAAAAGGCGGACGAGCGCGAATGA
- a CDS encoding acyl-CoA dehydrogenase family protein: MADLETFRSETRDWLEANCPPEMRAPVRDERDVYWGGRNASFKNDAQKAWFEACRDKGYTVPAWPKEYGGAGLSPAEAKVLREEMGAIGARPPLSSFGIWMLGPALLKFGTEEQKVHYLGQIARGEIRWCQGYSEPGSGSDLVSLQTFGEDAGDHWVVNGQKVWTSYADQADWIFCLVRTDKSDKYQGITFMLFDMESDGISTKPILLISGNSPFCETFFDDVKVPKGQFVGEVNRGWDVAKYLLGHEREMISGADGGDRTSAIGAAMARHSNEHAGELDPLLRAELAMFDVDALAYACMGEKFLDEIKVGKAHPAQPNTMKYAGTELNKRRHELMMATGGSRSLEWDSKDTDGGTPARSWLRTKANSIEGGTSEIMLNVISKRILELPGA, translated from the coding sequence ATGGCCGATCTGGAAACCTTCCGCAGCGAAACGCGCGACTGGCTGGAGGCGAATTGCCCGCCTGAGATGCGCGCCCCCGTGCGCGACGAACGCGATGTCTATTGGGGCGGTCGCAACGCCAGTTTCAAGAACGATGCGCAAAAGGCGTGGTTCGAGGCGTGCCGGGACAAAGGCTACACTGTGCCCGCTTGGCCGAAGGAATACGGCGGTGCCGGCCTGTCGCCCGCAGAAGCCAAGGTGCTGCGCGAGGAAATGGGCGCAATCGGTGCGCGCCCGCCGCTTTCCAGCTTCGGCATCTGGATGCTCGGCCCGGCGCTGTTGAAATTCGGGACCGAGGAACAGAAGGTCCATTACCTTGGCCAGATCGCGCGCGGCGAAATCCGCTGGTGCCAGGGATATAGCGAGCCGGGCAGCGGCAGCGACCTCGTCTCCTTGCAGACATTCGGCGAAGATGCGGGCGATCACTGGGTGGTCAATGGCCAGAAGGTCTGGACCAGTTACGCCGATCAGGCGGACTGGATTTTCTGCCTGGTGCGGACCGACAAGTCGGACAAGTATCAGGGCATTACGTTCATGCTATTCGACATGGAATCGGACGGCATCTCGACCAAGCCGATCCTGCTGATCAGCGGCAACAGTCCGTTCTGCGAGACGTTTTTCGACGATGTCAAAGTGCCCAAGGGCCAGTTTGTCGGCGAAGTGAACCGCGGTTGGGACGTGGCGAAATATTTGCTCGGCCACGAACGCGAGATGATCTCAGGCGCCGATGGCGGCGACCGGACCAGCGCAATCGGTGCGGCGATGGCACGGCATTCGAACGAACATGCAGGCGAACTCGATCCGCTGCTGCGCGCCGAGCTGGCGATGTTCGATGTGGATGCGCTTGCTTATGCTTGCATGGGCGAGAAATTCCTCGACGAGATCAAGGTCGGTAAGGCGCATCCAGCGCAACCCAACACCATGAAATACGCGGGCACCGAACTGAACAAGCGCCGTCACGAACTGATGATGGCGACCGGCGGATCGCGCAGCCTGGAATGGGACAGCAAGGATACCGACGGCGGCACACCCGCGCGCAGCTGGCTGCGGACCAAGGCCAACTCCATTGAAGGCGGCACCAGCGAAATCATGCTCAACGTGATTTCGAAGCGTATTCTGGAATTGCCGGGGGCGTAA
- the gmk gene encoding guanylate kinase, with translation MAGFDTLHRRGLMFVLSSPSGAGKTTIARKLLGADNQIAMSVSVTTRPMRPGEVDGKDYHFTDRETFQRMVDNDEFLEWAIVFDHFYGTPRAQIKAGLKDGQDFLFDIDWQGTQQLHQRMETDVVRVFLLPPSIEELERRLAGRGTDTPEVVADRMNRARSEISHWDGYDYVTVNDDVESCFERVHGILKSERKRRARQTGLVDFVRDLMR, from the coding sequence ATGGCCGGTTTCGATACATTGCATCGCCGCGGACTGATGTTCGTCCTGTCCTCCCCTTCGGGCGCGGGCAAGACTACCATAGCGCGTAAGCTACTGGGCGCGGATAACCAGATCGCGATGTCGGTGTCCGTCACCACCCGGCCGATGCGGCCAGGCGAGGTAGACGGGAAGGATTATCACTTCACCGACCGTGAAACCTTCCAGCGCATGGTGGACAATGACGAGTTCCTGGAATGGGCGATCGTGTTCGATCATTTCTACGGTACGCCGCGTGCCCAGATAAAGGCCGGGTTGAAAGACGGGCAGGACTTTCTGTTCGATATCGACTGGCAGGGCACGCAACAGCTGCACCAGCGCATGGAAACCGACGTGGTACGAGTCTTCCTGCTACCTCCCAGCATCGAAGAATTGGAGCGACGACTTGCAGGGCGCGGCACGGACACGCCCGAGGTGGTGGCCGACCGTATGAACCGCGCCCGCAGCGAAATCAGCCACTGGGACGGATATGACTACGTGACCGTCAACGACGATGTGGAAAGCTGTTTCGAACGGGTCCACGGGATCCTGAAATCGGAACGCAAACGCCGCGCCCGGCAGACCGGGCTGGTGGATTTCGTGCGCGATCTGATGCGTTAG
- a CDS encoding acyl-CoA dehydrogenase family protein has translation MEFDLTDRQQHWRDRVRDFIEKNVRPRHHEYVQQAAEGERWKVLPVVEEEKERAKAQGIWNLFMPPRSGRAHVDDSFEFEGPGLTNLEYALCAEEMGRIGWASEVFNCSAPDTGNMEVLLRYGTRGQKDQYLAPLMNGEIRSAFLMTEPDVASSDATNIECTIAPDGDGYVLNGRKWWSSGAGDPRCKVAIVMGKTDKSADRHSQQSMVLMPLDADGVTILRHLPVFGYDDAPHGHMEIELKDVRIPKSAMLLGEGRGFEIAQGRLGPGRIHHCMRTIGVAEEALAKMARRLQQREAFGKPIYKHSIWEHRVSKARIDIEMTRLLCLKAADMMDKAGNKNAKQEIAMIKVQAPNMALSIIDDAIQAHGGGGVSEDYGLAQAWAHQRTLRLADGPDEVHERSIARMEFARHAPDPNEPAHKGMGSGMAAGSGAGGAAASA, from the coding sequence ATGGAATTCGACCTGACCGACCGGCAGCAACACTGGCGCGACCGCGTGCGCGATTTCATCGAAAAGAACGTGCGCCCGCGCCACCATGAATATGTCCAGCAAGCTGCCGAGGGCGAACGCTGGAAGGTGCTGCCCGTGGTCGAGGAGGAGAAGGAGCGCGCCAAGGCGCAGGGTATCTGGAACCTGTTCATGCCGCCACGTTCGGGCCGCGCCCATGTGGACGATAGCTTCGAATTTGAAGGTCCGGGCCTGACCAATCTGGAATATGCGCTCTGTGCCGAAGAGATGGGCCGCATCGGCTGGGCAAGCGAGGTGTTCAACTGCTCCGCGCCCGATACCGGCAATATGGAAGTGCTGCTGCGCTACGGTACGCGCGGACAGAAGGACCAGTATCTTGCACCCCTGATGAATGGTGAAATCCGCAGCGCATTCCTGATGACGGAACCGGACGTCGCATCGTCCGACGCGACCAACATCGAATGCACCATCGCGCCCGATGGCGACGGTTACGTGCTCAACGGCCGTAAATGGTGGAGCTCGGGCGCAGGCGATCCGCGCTGCAAGGTCGCCATCGTCATGGGTAAGACCGACAAGAGCGCCGACCGTCATTCGCAGCAGAGCATGGTGCTGATGCCGTTGGATGCAGACGGCGTGACCATCCTGCGGCACCTGCCCGTGTTCGGCTATGACGACGCGCCGCACGGCCATATGGAAATCGAACTGAAGGATGTCCGCATCCCGAAATCAGCCATGCTGCTGGGCGAAGGACGCGGCTTCGAAATCGCGCAGGGCCGCCTAGGGCCGGGTCGCATCCACCACTGCATGCGGACCATTGGCGTGGCGGAAGAAGCGCTGGCGAAAATGGCGCGGCGGCTGCAGCAGCGCGAGGCATTCGGCAAGCCGATCTATAAGCATTCGATCTGGGAACACCGGGTTTCCAAGGCCCGCATCGATATCGAAATGACGCGGCTGCTCTGCCTCAAGGCCGCCGATATGATGGACAAGGCCGGCAACAAGAACGCCAAGCAGGAAATCGCCATGATCAAGGTGCAGGCGCCCAACATGGCACTGAGCATCATCGACGATGCCATCCAGGCGCATGGCGGCGGCGGCGTGTCGGAGGATTACGGCCTGGCGCAGGCATGGGCGCATCAGCGCACGCTGCGGCTAGCGGATGGTCCGGACGAGGTGCACGAACGCTCCATCGCCCGGATGGAATTCGCCCGCCACGCGCCCGATCCGAACGAGCCTGCCCATAAGGGTATGGGTAGCGGCATGGCTGCAGGCTCCGGTGCTGGCGGCGCTGCTGCCAGCGCATAG
- a CDS encoding acyl-CoA dehydrogenase family protein: MPLYHDDDQAMLADTARQFMAEEGSIAKQLRHWRDRDCKDGFGHGLWEQFAEMGFTGMLVGEDDGGLGMGHVEAGIVLEEIGRNLTPSPFLSSSVLAATALAGGDKAAREKWLPGLISGEHVYTVAIDEGAKHRPQRIAARAEKSGNGFKLSGKKDFVIHGASADMMIVAARTSGDDDDEDGITLFAVPKDAANMSHDSVRLVDSSMATHTIFDGVELDGDAVIGDVDGGRALLDRMLDAGRLGAAAEGVGVAGGAMDMTVDYLKQRKQFGKVIGEFQALQHRAAHLYSEVEIARAAVIKAQQLMDAGSEKASLMASVAKAKVSKTAGLAVREGVQMHGGIGMTDEYDIGLYMKRDRALAEFLGDANYHADRVASLSGY; this comes from the coding sequence ATGCCACTCTATCACGATGATGACCAAGCCATGCTGGCCGATACCGCGCGGCAGTTCATGGCCGAGGAAGGCAGCATCGCCAAACAGCTGCGCCATTGGCGCGACCGCGATTGCAAGGACGGTTTCGGCCATGGTCTTTGGGAACAGTTTGCCGAAATGGGCTTCACTGGAATGCTGGTTGGCGAGGATGATGGCGGGCTGGGCATGGGCCATGTCGAAGCCGGCATCGTGCTGGAGGAAATCGGACGAAACCTGACGCCGTCGCCGTTTCTCTCTTCTTCCGTGCTGGCCGCCACTGCTCTGGCGGGCGGCGACAAGGCGGCGCGTGAGAAGTGGCTTCCGGGGCTGATCTCTGGCGAGCATGTCTACACCGTCGCGATTGACGAAGGCGCCAAGCACCGCCCCCAGCGTATCGCCGCCCGCGCGGAGAAATCCGGCAATGGTTTTAAGCTTTCTGGGAAGAAGGATTTCGTCATCCATGGCGCCAGCGCCGACATGATGATCGTCGCCGCGCGCACTTCCGGCGACGACGATGATGAAGACGGCATCACGCTGTTTGCCGTACCGAAAGACGCTGCGAATATGAGCCATGACAGCGTCCGGCTGGTGGATAGCTCCATGGCGACGCACACCATTTTTGATGGGGTGGAGCTCGATGGCGACGCCGTAATCGGCGACGTCGATGGCGGGCGTGCATTGCTTGACCGGATGCTGGATGCAGGGCGGCTCGGCGCTGCAGCCGAAGGCGTCGGCGTGGCTGGCGGCGCGATGGATATGACCGTGGACTATCTCAAGCAGCGCAAGCAGTTCGGCAAGGTCATCGGCGAGTTCCAGGCGTTGCAGCACCGCGCCGCGCATCTCTATTCCGAAGTCGAAATTGCTCGCGCCGCCGTCATCAAGGCGCAGCAATTGATGGATGCCGGCAGCGAAAAGGCCAGCCTGATGGCATCCGTCGCCAAGGCCAAAGTATCGAAAACCGCAGGTCTCGCTGTGCGCGAAGGCGTGCAGATGCATGGCGGTATCGGCATGACCGACGAATACGATATCGGGCTGTACATGAAGCGCGACCGGGCGCTTGCCGAATTTCTGGGCGATGCGAACTATCACGCCGACCGCGTGGCCAGCCTGAGCGGATATTGA
- a CDS encoding SDR family NAD(P)-dependent oxidoreductase, with product MTLNELFGLEGRIALVTGGSRGIGKMIVEGLLEAGCARVYIVARKKEQVDETSAELGDKVVGLVGDLSQMDGIQTLADELASREDKLDLLVNNAGAAWGEPFEKFTEAGWDRTMDLNVKTPFFLTQKLLPLLKAAGTQERPAKVLMIASIDGMKSNPWPTYPYQASKAGLIHLTRRMAAELVGHNIIVNGIGPGAFPSAMNRAARDNEDMVKKGIPSRRVGVTEDMAAGAIYLLSRAGDYVVGTTIPIDGGVVNANIGAGNFVDPAGD from the coding sequence ATGACGCTGAACGAACTTTTCGGCCTCGAAGGCCGCATCGCACTTGTCACCGGCGGCAGCCGCGGGATCGGCAAGATGATCGTGGAAGGTCTGCTGGAAGCAGGCTGCGCGCGGGTTTACATCGTTGCCCGCAAGAAGGAGCAGGTCGACGAAACCAGCGCCGAACTGGGCGACAAGGTTGTTGGGCTGGTCGGCGATCTCAGCCAGATGGACGGCATCCAGACGCTGGCCGACGAGCTGGCCTCCCGCGAGGACAAGCTCGACCTGCTGGTCAACAACGCTGGCGCTGCCTGGGGCGAACCGTTCGAGAAGTTCACCGAGGCGGGTTGGGATCGCACGATGGACCTCAATGTGAAGACGCCTTTCTTCCTGACGCAGAAACTGCTGCCGCTGCTAAAAGCCGCCGGCACGCAGGAGCGCCCGGCCAAGGTGCTGATGATCGCCAGCATTGACGGCATGAAATCAAACCCCTGGCCGACCTATCCCTATCAGGCATCGAAGGCCGGTCTGATCCACCTGACCCGGCGCATGGCGGCCGAGCTGGTTGGGCACAATATCATCGTCAACGGCATTGGCCCCGGCGCCTTCCCCAGCGCCATGAACCGCGCCGCGCGCGATAATGAGGACATGGTCAAGAAAGGCATTCCCAGCCGCCGTGTCGGCGTAACCGAGGACATGGCAGCAGGTGCGATCTATCTACTAAGTCGGGCCGGCGATTATGTGGTCGGTACGACAATTCCAATCGATGGCGGCGTGGTGAACGCCAATATCGGTGCGGGTAATTTCGTCGATCCTGCGGGGGACTGA
- the hisH gene encoding imidazole glycerol phosphate synthase subunit HisH — MTALVDYGAGNLHSVHNALRVAGREAGAENVVVTDDPDTVRRADRIVLPGVGSFGACIGGLRALDGMVEALDERVRRDGVPFLGICVGMQLLATRGLEHGGTPGLGWIAGEVRLIEPTDRGVKVPHMGWNDVAVTGHPCIAGLVEDGEAYYLHSYAFHPAHGHDVAAMTDHGGGICAAVAHENILGVQFHPEKSQAYGLALLQRFLEWRT, encoded by the coding sequence ATGACCGCGCTTGTCGATTACGGCGCGGGCAATCTGCATTCGGTGCACAACGCCTTGCGGGTCGCAGGGCGCGAAGCAGGGGCCGAAAATGTTGTCGTGACCGACGATCCGGATACTGTGCGCCGCGCGGACCGCATCGTGTTGCCGGGTGTCGGCAGTTTCGGCGCGTGTATCGGCGGCTTGCGAGCGCTAGACGGCATGGTGGAAGCGCTGGACGAGCGGGTCCGACGCGACGGCGTGCCCTTCCTGGGCATATGCGTCGGAATGCAATTGCTCGCCACAAGGGGGCTGGAGCATGGCGGAACGCCCGGCCTCGGCTGGATCGCGGGCGAAGTGCGGCTGATCGAACCGACCGACCGGGGCGTAAAGGTGCCGCATATGGGCTGGAACGATGTTGCGGTAACCGGGCACCCCTGCATTGCGGGTCTGGTCGAGGATGGGGAGGCGTATTACCTCCATTCTTACGCTTTCCATCCGGCTCATGGCCATGACGTCGCGGCAATGACCGATCATGGCGGCGGCATCTGTGCGGCGGTGGCGCATGAGAACATTCTGGGTGTGCAATTTCACCCGGAGAAGAGCCAGGCCTACGGGTTGGCGCTGTTGCAACGCTTTCTGGAGTGGCGAACATGA